A single window of Colletes latitarsis isolate SP2378_abdomen chromosome 6, iyColLati1, whole genome shotgun sequence DNA harbors:
- the LOC143342829 gene encoding uncharacterized protein LOC143342829: MNEEMEGARFESIVHYVMKNMRITYSRAGFLVMEVLKAGVALRRIKRTPQGTYFLAADKSGPIVHKIREPRFSDHSSDEISSEDSF, translated from the coding sequence ATGAATGAGGAGATGGAGGGTGCTAGGTTCGAAAGTATAGTGCACTACGTGATGAAGAACATGAGGATCACGTACTCGCGAGCCGGGTTTTTGGTGATGGAGGTCCTGAAGGCCGGTGTCGCTCTAAGAAGGATCAAAAGGACACCTCAAGGCACCTACTTTCTAGCTGCAGATAAATCCGGGCCCATCGTTCACAAAATAAGAGAGCCACGATTCAGCGATCACAGTAGCGACGAGATCTCATCGGAGGACAGCTTCTGA